One stretch of Chroococcidiopsis sp. SAG 2025 DNA includes these proteins:
- a CDS encoding glycoside hydrolase family 32 protein produces MKVRAVSMLYATVALLISPAPARSAIEKVVGGGSVHQGETRRITAIGDGINFATSVASSDARIGVRLLSQKGLAQGRAKGQIVLEVTVPLDIPKERDFNLTVKIAPNLYYPKGGSETVRLNVKEYPNSSWRPLFHFAPSWGWMNDPNGLVYINGTYHLYYQAVPFSRDNNGQLNWGHAVSKDLVRWSRRRDAMFSPPMDLLPSSDDRNQVWSPFSGSAVVVSGEAAKQFPCVCSNLCVAAIFTKNTPALALQDQWLAASCNGGESFKVPESVLPNLTPSTEPDFRDPKVFPYKGRWIMVLAVGDKVELYESANLRRWKLLSSIPFYSSLTTNGPFVETPDLIELPVSNLKTSQTKWILTYSEGFLLTEVCQGLRDSTGMPIADSKPKQECERSRKFTSRSFYIVGEFDGKQFKPESQPRPLDFGPDFFAPQTWSGTPGRRILAGWQNNWRYALKVPTTPWRGQLSIPRNLGLMRDSNTYWLTQTPVPELAVLRNSAVGRVTRLRDKPLTNKTPRELKNFRSTAFDANLVIDVAGLPKVNSEVKIHLRSGKTGQGIVLAWRRTGSNKGELSLTRSTSEAGGLTSQLKQPESGFIGKWLSASVPLAVPTQQLVSDFKNAKSNQGAYITRIPVEARGTNNSILKLRILVDRSSVEVFAGDGRVVLSSLFFPNSSNKEFKIYAIGGNAKIVSLVIYPFSDD; encoded by the coding sequence ATGAAGGTACGTGCTGTTTCTATGCTTTATGCAACCGTGGCTTTGTTGATTTCTCCCGCTCCTGCGCGGTCGGCGATCGAAAAAGTTGTTGGAGGTGGTAGCGTTCATCAGGGTGAAACACGCCGCATTACTGCGATCGGAGATGGAATCAATTTTGCAACTTCGGTCGCTTCCTCAGATGCGCGGATTGGTGTCAGGCTTCTCAGTCAGAAAGGACTGGCACAGGGTAGAGCAAAAGGGCAGATTGTACTGGAGGTAACTGTTCCTCTTGATATCCCTAAAGAGCGGGATTTTAACCTGACGGTTAAAATAGCCCCAAACCTTTATTACCCCAAAGGAGGTTCTGAAACGGTTCGGCTAAACGTGAAGGAATATCCCAACAGTTCTTGGAGACCTTTGTTTCATTTTGCCCCCTCATGGGGATGGATGAACGATCCGAACGGTCTTGTCTACATCAACGGAACATACCATCTTTATTATCAGGCAGTTCCGTTCTCCAGGGATAATAATGGTCAACTAAACTGGGGACACGCGGTTAGCAAAGATCTGGTTCGCTGGTCTAGGCGCAGAGACGCAATGTTCAGTCCGCCAATGGATCTGCTTCCTAGTAGCGACGATCGAAATCAAGTCTGGTCTCCCTTTTCGGGTTCTGCGGTGGTCGTTAGTGGTGAGGCAGCGAAACAGTTCCCCTGCGTCTGCTCAAACCTTTGTGTTGCTGCGATATTCACAAAGAATACTCCGGCGCTCGCACTCCAAGACCAGTGGCTTGCTGCTAGCTGCAATGGGGGCGAGTCTTTTAAAGTGCCAGAGAGCGTGCTGCCAAACTTGACACCTTCTACTGAGCCAGATTTTCGAGATCCGAAGGTATTCCCCTATAAAGGGCGCTGGATTATGGTGTTAGCGGTTGGAGATAAAGTCGAGCTTTACGAGTCGGCGAATCTGAGACGGTGGAAACTCCTGTCTTCTATCCCGTTCTATAGTAGCCTCACCACTAATGGTCCTTTCGTCGAAACTCCAGATTTGATCGAGTTGCCTGTCAGCAATTTGAAAACTAGCCAGACCAAGTGGATACTGACTTATAGCGAAGGGTTTCTTCTGACCGAGGTATGCCAGGGTCTTCGAGACAGTACCGGAATGCCGATTGCTGACTCCAAACCCAAACAGGAATGTGAAAGGTCACGAAAGTTTACCTCACGTAGCTTCTACATAGTCGGTGAATTTGATGGTAAGCAGTTCAAGCCGGAGTCACAGCCTCGACCTTTAGATTTTGGTCCAGATTTTTTTGCGCCTCAAACCTGGTCTGGCACTCCAGGACGACGAATCCTAGCTGGCTGGCAAAATAATTGGCGATACGCTCTGAAAGTTCCAACAACGCCCTGGCGAGGGCAATTGAGCATTCCGCGAAACCTAGGGCTGATGAGAGACTCTAACACCTATTGGCTGACTCAAACTCCGGTTCCCGAACTAGCGGTTCTGAGAAATTCTGCTGTCGGGCGCGTAACTCGGTTGCGGGATAAACCACTTACCAACAAGACACCGAGGGAGCTGAAGAATTTTCGTTCCACTGCATTCGATGCTAACCTGGTAATTGATGTGGCTGGTTTGCCCAAAGTGAACTCTGAAGTAAAGATTCATCTGCGATCGGGTAAGACAGGGCAAGGAATAGTGTTGGCATGGCGACGTACTGGTTCCAACAAGGGAGAGCTATCACTAACACGCTCTACTTCTGAAGCGGGTGGATTGACTTCACAATTGAAACAACCAGAGTCTGGGTTTATCGGTAAATGGTTGTCTGCCTCTGTTCCTCTTGCAGTACCAACACAGCAACTCGTATCAGACTTCAAAAATGCCAAATCCAATCAAGGAGCGTATATAACTCGGATACCTGTTGAAGCGCGTGGCACGAATAATAGTATCTTAAAACTTCGGATTCTCGTGGATCGAAGTTCGGTAGAAGTGTTTGCAGGCGATGGACGAGTGGTGTTAAGCAGTTTATTCTTTCCTAATTCATCCAATAAAGAGTTCAAGATTTATGCAATAGGAGGAAATGCAAAGATAGTAAGCTTAGTTATCTACCCGTTCAGTGATGACTGA